TACTAGCGACGCAGACGCGTCGCGCTGGATTGCCGCGCTACGCTCGCAATGACGCCGTGGTGAGGGTGGGGGATAACCCCTATCAGGCTGCCGCCATGCCGAATCTTTTCACCGTTCCTGCCGGTCATGCCATCGCCGCCCATGCGGCGCGGCACATGCTCGCAACCTTGCCGGATGCCGCGCTCGCCCGTGCGGTGGTGCTGGTGCCCACGCAGCGCGCCTGCGTCACCATGCGCGCTGCGTTCGCGCAGGCGCTTGGTGGCACCACGGCGCTGCTGCCGCGGATCCTGCCGCTGGCGGATATTGGGCAGGAATTAGTCGCCTTGCTGGGCCCGCGCGCGTTTGAATTGCTCGCCAGCATTCCGCCCGCCATGCCGCCGGAGCAACATCGCTATATGCTCGCCAAACAGATTATGGTGTTTGAGCGCAGCCGCCTTGGCGCCGTCACCCTCGATTATGCGCTGACATTGGCGGATGCGCTGGTGGCGCTGCACGACCAGTGCGCCCGCGCCGGGGTGCAGCTGACGCACGAAGCCCTGCGCCCGCTGGTGCATGCGGATTTCGCAACCCATTGGGAGCAATCGTTGCAATTCCTCGGCATCCTCACCGAACATTGGCCGGGGCTGGAGGCAGAACTTGGCCTCACCACCGCCGCCACCCGCGAGGTCGCGGTGCTAACGGCGCTGACCGAGGCGTGGCAACACAACCCGCCGGATTATCCGGTGATCGTCGTCGGCTCCACCGCCAGCCAGCCTTCCACCGCCGCGCTGCTGCAGGTGATCGCGGATATGCCAACCGGCAGCGTCATCCTGCCCGGACTCGATGCCGCTATGCCCGCGCAGGAATGGGCACTGATCGAAGCCGGTCACCCGCTCTACCACCTCAAACATTTCCTCGATCGCTGGCCGCTGCCGCCAAACGCGGTGACGCCGCTTACGACCGGCCCGCGCAGCGTGTGGATGGATGCACTCGCCGCCACCGCGCAAATTCCGGCATGGAAAAACACCGCGCTTACGGATCATCACCAGCTGCGCCTGATCGCCTGTGCGCATGCGGAGGAGGAGGTGCGGGTCATCGCCTTGCTGCTGCGCGAGGCGCTGGAGAACCCGGACTTCAACGTCGCCCTCGTCACGCCGGATGAAGGGCTGATGGCGCGCGTCGCCAGCCACATGAAACGTTATGATGTCACCCTCGACCGGCTGAACGCCGGAACGTTGGCGACTACCCAAACCGGCAGCCTGTGGGCGGCACTCGCCGCCGCCATCGCCGAGCCGGAGCGGATGGCGCTGCTGCGTAGCCTGCTGCACCACACGCTGCTGGACATTGCCGGCGAGCTGCTACGCGGGTTGGAGCCGGGCTGGCACGGGGTGCAGCGCGGCCATCGCGGCCAGTTGCCGCCGCTCAGCGAAGCAGTGCGTGCGCATGCGGATTTTCCGCCCATCGAATCATTGGTGCGTGAATTGGCGCGGCTTTCGCGCGCGCAACTCACCGCCACGCAATGGGTGGATGCAGGCAAAGCGCTGCTCGCCCGCTTCGTGCAAGCCAGCGGGCAGGGGCATGAAGCGGTGGAAACCCAACTCGATGCGCTCGTCCATGCGGATGCGTTCGGCCCGCTGGAAATTCGTGAATTCGTGGCGCTGCTGCAGCAACAGCTCGCCGCCCCATGGCGCGATGCCGGGCTGCGCAGCCATCCGCAAGTGTTCATGCTGACGCCGGTGGAAGCGCGGCTGCAACAATTCGACCGCGTGATTCTCGCCAATATGCAAGAGGCGCTCTGGCCCGGCGCGCATACGCCAAGCCCCTGGCTGAACCTCGCCTCGCAAAAAGCGCTCGGCCTGCCATCACCGCAGGAGCGCATCAGCCTGATGGCGCATGACATGCTGATGCTGGGCAGCAGCGGCGAGGTGTTCCTCACCTATCCCAAGCGCGATCAGGGCAGCCCCACCGCACGCTCGCGCTTCATCGAACGGCTGGTGACGCTGCTTGCCACCCATGGCATTTCTGCGCAGGCGATTACGGATACGCGCATTATTGGTTGGGCAAACACGTTGCAAGCGGCAGGCGATTACACGCCCGAACCCGCGCCGCGACCGCTACCTGCCCGGGCCGAGCGACCCCAGCGCTTGCCCGTTTCAGCACTGGATGCGTTGTTCAGCGACCCCTTCAGCATCTACGCGAAACATGTGCTGAACCTGCGCAAACTGAACGAGATCGACGCCGACCCCGAGGCCAGCGATTTCGGCAACCTCGCGCACAAGGCCATTCAGGCACTCAGCGAGCATTGGAATGCCCATGCACGGGCCGCAACGGCGGAGGAAATCGCCGCTATCACCGATCATGCGCTACGCGATTTTTCCGATCGCCCCAACATCGCGCTTTTCTGGCGGGCGCGGCTGGTTGGGGCGCTGGATTTCGTGAATGGGCTCGAAGGCGAGCGCCGCCAGCAACCGCTGCGCGTGGCATCCGAAATTCCTGTAGAAGCCACACTCACCCTCGCCGACGAGAAAACCCTGACGCTGCACGGACGGATGGACCGGGTGGAGCAGGGGACGGCAGGCAGCGCTCTCATCGATTACAAAACCGGGCAGGCGCCGACCGAAAAAGATATGCTCAACGGCAAAAACGTGCAGCTACTCGCCTATGCGATGATGGTGGCAGAGCAGGGCGGCCAACCGGGCGCGCTTGAATATTGGAAACTGCCGCATGGCAACGCGGTGGGCGAAATTCACAGCACCACGATGGATGCGCTCATCGAGAATCATTTGCCCACACAACTACGCGCCGCACTATCGCAGATGCTGGATGAAACCACCCCCTTCCTCGCCCGCCCCGTGCCAAACAGCCGCGACGAACGTTTCGGTAACGATTACGATGGTATCAGCAGGTATGATGAGTGGGCGGGGTAATTACTCCGCGCCGTCTTGCGCTTTCAACTGGTCGATCTTTCTGCCGATTTCAGCAATCGGGTCGATGGGCTGGAAGAACGTGCTCGCATCCGCCCCATACATTTCAGCGACTTTGAGGGTCACGTCCTCCGGCGGGGTTTTGCCTTCAGCCGAAACAATCACTTCGCCATAGGCCTCGAAGTTATAGAGATCGATTGCGCCACCGGCTTCAGCCGCCTTAAACGCATCGAACTGCGAAGGCTTGACTGCCACATAACACCAGAACGGCCCGCCATGGTCCATCTGTCCATAAAGCAGCATGATGACCCGGCTCAACGCATCGGCGTCGTATTTATTCTCTTCGGTCATCATCGTCTCCTTTGTGTTTTATAAGGCCCGTCATCCCGAAATCATGCCCGGGATGACGGGAAATTCATTGCCGCCACTAGGCCGCTTTCGCGCTGTTGGTGCCCATGATCTGGCGCATAACGTATTGCAGAATACCGCCATGGCGATAATATTCAAGCTCATCTGCAGTGTCGATGCGGCAGAGCAGCTGGACATGCATCACATACCCATCCGCCTTGGTGATGGTCGCCGTCAGCTCCTTGCGGGGGCTCAGGGCACTGCTAATGCCAGTAATATCAATGGTTTCGTCACCAACCAGACCCAGGGTTTGGCGGGTTTGGCCACCGGTAAACACCAGCGGCAGCACGCCCATCCCAACCAGGTTGGAACGGTGAATCCGCTCGAAACTTTCGGCAATCACCGCCTTCACGCCCAGCAGGAAGGTGCCTTTCGCCGCCCAATCGCGCGACGAACCGGTACCATATTCCTTACCGGCGAAGATCACCAGCGGGGTGCCATCGGCCTTATATTTCATGGCCGCGTCGTAAATTGCCATCTGCTCGCCACTTGGCACATACTTCGTGAAGCCGCCCTCGACGCTCGCCAGCATCTCGTTCTTGATGCGGGTGTTGGCGAAGGTGCCGCGCATCATCACATCATGGCTACCGCGCCGCGCACCGTAGGAATTGAACTCCGCCGGAATCACTTTGTGGTCGGTCAGGTATTTCGCCGCTGGCGAGGTTTTGCTGATGTTACCGGCCGGAGAAATATGATCCGTCGTGATCGAGTCACCAAGGATCGCCAGCACGCGGGCGGATTTCACATCCTTCAGCGTGCCTTCGCCCACCCGTGCGGTCATGCCCTCGAAATAGGGAGGGTTCTGCACATAGGTCGAGGCATTGTCCCAGCCATAGGTTTTGCCCTCGGCAATGTTGATCGACTGCCACTCTTTCTCGCCCGCGAACACGTCCGCATATTTCTCGAGGAACATCTCGCGCGTGACGACCGCATGCACCGCATCCGCCACCTCTTTCGTCGTCGGCCAGATGTCCTTCAGATACACATCCTTGCCCTCCGGCGTTTGGGCGATGGGGTCTTTGGTGATGTCGATATTCATGCTGCCCGCAATCGCATAGGCCACAACCAGCGGCGGCGAGGCGAGATAGTTCGCGCGGATGAACGGGTGCACGCGGCCCTCGAAGTTACGGTTGCCCGAAAGCACCGAGGCGACCACGAGGTTATTGTCCTTGATCGATGCCTCGATCGGCTCGGCCAGCGGGCCGGAGTTGCCGATGCAGGTGGTGCAGCCATAACCCACAAGGTTAAAGCCCAGCGAATCAAGCGCCGTATCGAGGCCCGCTTTATGCAGATATTCCGTCACCACTTTGCTGCCCGGGGCGAGGGAGGTCTTCACCCATGGCTTGGCCTTAAGGCCGAGCGCGGCAGCTTTTTTCGCAACAAGGCCCGCGCCCATCATCACATACGGGTTGCTGGTGTTAGTGCAGCTGGTAATCGCGGCAAGCACCACATTACCATGCTGCAGCTTATAATTTGCGCCTGCAACGGCCACTTCCTCACCAGCAGCCAGTTTACCAGCATTCAGGCCCGGCAATTCCTTCGCGAAACCTTCCTTGGCGGCGCTGAGGCTCACGCGGTCTTGCGGGCGTTTCGGCCCGGCAAGCGATGGCTCAACCGAGGACATATCCAGTTCCAGCGTATCGGTGAAGACCGGCTCGCCGTAGCTCTCATCGCGCCACATGCCTTGCAGCTTGGCATAGGCCTCAACCAGTGCAATCGTCGCCGTGTCGCGGCCCGAGACGTTGAGGAAGTTGATGGTCTCCGCATCGATCGGGAAAATGCCACAAGTCGCGCCATATTCCGGCGCCATGTTGGCGATCGTCGCACGGTCGGCGAGGGGCAGGTGGTTCAGGCCCTCACCGTAGAACTCGACGAATTTACCCACCACGCCTTTTTTGCGCAGCATGTTGGTGACGGTGAGCACGAGGTCGGTCGCCGTCATCCCCTCACGCAGCTTGCCGGTGAGCTTGAAGCCGATCACTTCCGGAATAAGCATCGAGACTGGCTGACCCAGCATCGCTGCTTCCGCTTCAATGCCGCCCACGCCCCAGCCCAGCACACCCAGCCCATTGATCATCGTCGTGTGCGAATCGGTGCCCACGCATGTATCCGGATAAGCAACGGTCTCGTTGCCTTCTTGCTTCGTCCACACCACTTTCGCGAGATATTCGAGGTTCACCTGGTGGCAGATGCCCGTGCCCGGCGGCACAACGCGGAAGTTATTGAAAGCCTTCTGCCCCCAGCGCAGGAACTCGTAGCGCTCCATATTACGTTGCATTTCAAGCGCCACGTTCTCCTTGAACGCGGTCGCGCTACCGGCATGGTCCACCATCACCGAGTGATCGATGACCAGATCCACCGGGGTCAGCGGGTTGATGCGTTCGGCGTCGCCGCCCATCGTTGCCACCGCATCGCGCATCGCGGCCAGATCGACCACGGCGGGCACGCCGGTGAAATCCTGCATCAGCACCCGGGCAGGGCGGTAAGCAATATCGCGCGGCTCATTCTTTGTTTGCAGCCATGTGCCAAAGGCGGCGATGTCTTCTTTCTTCACCGTGGTGCCGTCTTCATTGCGCAGCAGGTTCTCCAGCAGGATTTTCAGCGAGAAGGGCAGCCGGGCAAAATCAACACCAAGCGCCTTACCCGCAGCCGGAATCGAATAGGCCGTATAGGTTTTGCCACCGGCGGTAAGTGAGGTTTTGCTCGTAAGGCTATTGAGACCCATCTGTTTTCTCCTGAAGTGTGATGTAAGGTTGTAGCGTGATTACAAATGGATTATTCAAGCCGGACACATATTAGCAACCGAAAATCAGGCCAAACGCGGTTTGAGGCCGATTTTATCAGGGACTAGGGATGAAAAGTAACAGTCTGACCCTCGCCAGCCTCGTCGTCGCCCGCGAAGGCGCGCCGCTGACGGCGCCCATCACCCTCGCGCTCGAAGGCGGGCAGATGCTCGCCATTCACGGCGCCAACGGGTCCGGCAAATCGACCCTGCTCAAAACCCTGGCCGGGCTGGTCGCGCCCGATAGCGGCACCATCGCCATCAACGGCGCATGGCCCGCCGCCCGCCGCCCGTTCTATCTCGGCCATAAGCGCGGGCTCGTTCCCACCATGAGCGTGTATGATAATGTCGCCTTCTGGGCACGCGCCGCCGGGTATCCGGAACTCACCGCTGCCGCCATGCATTATTTCGAACTTACCGATATCGCCGATACCACGGTCACCACCTTATCCGCCGGGTGGCAGCAGCGCGTTGCGCTGACCCGGCTCATCACCATCCCCACCGCCCTGTGGTTGTTGGATGAGCCCACCGCCAATCTCGACACCGAGGGCACCGCCCTTCTTCAGTCCCTCATGCAGTCGCGGCTGGAGCAGGGCGGCATCGTCGTCGTCGCCACCCATACGCGAGTCGGTGGCGATAGCATAAAAATACTTAATTTAAGTGAGTTAAACAAAACTCTTAAGGTTAATGCGTAATGTTTTCTATCTTTGCACATGAAGTAAAGTATTACTTTAAGAATAGAGTTGAAGCTATTTATATATATAGCTATTTAATCTCCATTATTCTGATTGTTCCATTTGCTGTTGCGCCGGGAGAAGGACAACTTCAAGCGCTTGCACCACTTACTTTATGGATCGCCTTAGCCAGCGCAGTCACCCTCGGCGGCATGGGGCTTTTTGTCCGGGATCACGACCAGGGACGGCTGGAATATTACCAATTACTGCCCATTTCACTCGAATCACTCGTTTTTGCCAAATGGGCGGCGTTCTATCTGTTCATTTTGGCCCCATTACTGGTGGTTTTGCCACTTGCTGCCATGCTTTTTGGCATCCCAGCCAGCCATATAGGGCATTATGCCATCGGTTTAGCCGCCAGTGCGGCAGCACTAACCATGCTCACCAGCTTAATCGCCGCATTGATGAGTGGGCTGGAAAAGGCGGGGGCGGTGCTGGGCCTGATCGTACTGCCGCTGACCATTCCGATCATGATTTTCGGCACGCAGTATTGCCGTGATTTCTCAACCGACTGGCAGTCAAGCTTACTGTTCCTGCTGGGCTTCACCGTCTTTTTCCTGCCGCTGACCTGCATTGCCGGGGCCTACAGCATTCGCGCCGCGAATTGAAATGGCTGCGGTGCCCATATAAAGCCTCACATCAACCCGTTTTTCCATGATCCCTATAGTCGCATAATATGTATTATGGAAACTATAGTGATGGTGGAAGATGAGGATATGCACATTTCAATCAGTTGATGAATCAAGCGCTTGGCGCAATAATTCTCCGCGATATCCACAACTTTCAATCCAGCACAAGCAAGAGCTTGGGAGTTATTGCTCCCATGAAGCCGTCATTGCGAGCGAAGCGCGGCAATCCAGCTGGGCCGCGCAAAGAACAAGGAAGAAAGATGGATTGCCGCGCTTCGCTCGCAATGACGGAATTTATATACTAGGCCGCTGCGCTTTGCTGAACAGTGTAAAAAAGTTCTCCGTCGTCACCCGCGCCAGCTCATCCGTGCTGACACCCTTGATTTCCGCCAGCCGCTGCGCCGTATGGGCCGTATAAGCCGGTTCGCACGGCTTACCCCGGTGTGGCTCCGGCGCCAGGTATGGCGAATCCGTTTCAACCAGCAACCGCTCCAGCGGCACCGTCGCAAAGCTATCACGCAGCGCCTGTGACTTTTTAAAGGTGATGATCCCAGATGCCGAAACATAACCACCAAGTTTCACTGATTCATCAGATAGATATTGCGTAGAGCTAAAGCAATGGATGAGGAATCGAAACGGCGCTTCCTGATGGGCTTCTTTCACCATGGCCACCGTATCCGCATCCGCATCGCGGCTATGGATAATCACCGGCAAATCCAGCTGCCGCGCCACCCGGATATGGCGCGCAAACAGCTCCTGCTGCGCCTTTTTTGGGCTATGCTCGTAATAGTAATCCAGCCCCGTTTCACCGATGCCAATCACCCGCGGATGGTTCGCCTCGGCCAGCAATTCCGCTTCCGTAATGTCCTCGTGCGGTTCCGCCTCATGTGGGTGAATGCCGATGGAGCAATAAATCTCCGGATAGGTTTCCGCCAGCCGCTTCACCGCCGCAAAGTCCGAGCGCTGGGTGGAAATGGTCTGCATCACCCTCACCCCCGCCTCCCGCGCCCGCGCCACCACCGCAGCCGTATCCGCCAATTCGGGGTAATTCAGGTGGCAATGGGAGTCGATGAGCATGATGTCACAAAACTTTAATAAACGGTTACAATACATACGCTACACTGAAGGAAATAGAAATACAATTTCAGGAGCAGACCATGTCCGACAACGAGCCAAAAAACATCACACTGCCTGCTTCATGTGCAAAAGCAACGGCATTTCAAATTGCTGGCGAAGTGGTTACCGCGGATAAAAAATACGCCTGGCATGATGCCAGTTATAGCATTGCTGCCACAGCGCATATCCTTAGCCAAAAAACAGACGCAACCAAAGACGACAAAGTCTGTTTCAACGATCTATTGAAGCATCACAAAAACCTGCTCACCCGCACGGCTGCCGAACTATGCACTGGCTGCGAAGATTCATCCTGGCGGATCGATGCAGCCAACTTCATTCGACATGAAACCCGCCGCCGTTAAGCCCCCTCCGCCATCAACCGCGGGAACACCCCTTCCGGCTTCGGCAATGGCGTGCCCGGCACCAGCGCGTGCTCCGGCGCGAGGTGGATGAACAGGCGCTTATCCGGCGGCACGGCCAGCTGGTCGAGCAGCTTCGCCGCCGCATCGGGCGTGAAGGGCTGTAGCATGATCCCGATGCAACGGATGGATTCTGCGAGATAATAGAGCACTGAGTTCATGCGCGCGGGGTCGGTTTTCTTCAAGGTCCACGGCGCTTCGCGGTCGATATATTCATTCGCCGCGCTGGCCATGGCGAGAATCGCGCCAATCACTTCGCCGAATTTGCAGCGCTGCATCTGCTCGCGGGCGCTACTGTGGGTGCTGTCGCTCGTCACCCGCACCAGGTCCATCAACGCGGCATCCTGCGGCAGCACGACGCTGGCATCCACCGTCGGCACCGCCTCGGCGCAATGTTTGGCGATCATGCTCAGCGTGCGCTGCGCCAAATTGCCGATATTATTGGCGAGATCGGCATTGATCCGATCGAACATGCTCTGGCGGCTGAAATTCCCATCCGAGCCAAACGGCACTTCGCGCAGCAGGAAATAGCGCGTCTGGTCCAGCCCATATTTCTCGATAAGATGCGCCGGCGCGACCACATTGCCCAGCGACTTGCTCATCTTCTCGCCCTCGATCGTCCACCAGCCATGGGCGAACACACGCTTGGGCGTTTCCAGCTTGGCCGACATCAGAAACGCAGGCCAGTACACCGTATGAAAGCGCAGGATATCCTTGCCCACCATATGCAGATCGGCGGGCCAGAACCCATCTGCCGCCGTCCAGTAATTCGTCAACGCATCCAGCCAGACATACATGATATGCTGCTCATCGCCGGGCACGGGAATGCCCCACTCAAACGTGGTGCGCGAAATGGAGAGATCCTTCAACCCACCACGCACAAAGCTCAGCACCTCATTGCGGCGCGCCTCGGGGAGAATGAAATCGGGGTTCGCCGCATAAAAATCCAGCAGCGGTTGCTGGTATTTGGAGAGCTTGAAGAAATAGCTCGGCTCCTCGACCCACTCAACCTCGGCGCCGGTGGGCGCCTTGCCGTTGATAAGCTCGGATTCCTGATAAAACGCCTCGTCGCGCGTGGCATACCAGCCGCCGTAATTGGCGAGGTAAATATCGCCCGAGGCTTCGAGCCGTTTCCACATGGCCTGCGCGGCGGCCACATGGCGCGGCTCGGTGGTGCGGATGAAATCGTCGTTGCTGAGGTTGAGGATGCGCGCCATATCGCGGAAATGCTCGGAGACCTCATCGACAAATGCCTGCGGCGGCACGCCCGCCGCTTTGGCCGATTTCTCGACCTTCTGCCCATGCTCATCCGTCCCGGTGAGGAACTTCACCGGCAACCCATCCAGCCGCATGAACCGCGCAATCGCATCGCAGGCAACGGATGTATACGCATGCCCCAAATGCGGCTTGTCGTTCACGTAATAGATGGGGGTGGTGATGTAATAGGTCATGTTCAGCGGCCAATGATGGGGTTTAAGCCTTCAGTGATTAATACATGATCGGGGATATCCGCCAGTTTATTCTGCACTGGACACCGCGTATCACGCCGCCAGCATGTCAAGCTGTGTCGGGTCGGCAAGCAGGCGGATGCTGTGGCGCTTGTCGAGGTTGAAGGTCTCGGTCTGGTGGATGAGGCGGTTGCCGTTTTCCACCCATGCCTGCAGCTGGCTGGGCGTGTTGATGCCTGCCACCGCCGCCAGCATCTCGGCCTCGCGGCGGAAAATGGGGGTTGGATCCTGATGCGGGTAGAGGCTGAGGCGCTGCATCGCCATCTGCCAGCCATGCATCACGGTGGCCCAGCCTTGCGGCGATTTCAGGCCACCGGCGGAATCGCAGAATTTCTGGCGGGTGGCGGCACTGGCACCCGGCTGCATGGCGGCAAGCCAGCCTTCATACCAGCCGAGCCCCTCTTCTTTATAGAGCGTGATCGCGTGACCCGGCGAGCCGTGCGACAGCGCATACAGCGCCGCGTAATCATGCGAAGCGATGCTCGGCGCGATCTGGTTGAGCGTGTCGGCAAAGGCCGTCGCATCCGGCGCGGTGAGTTTGAAATGGCGGCAGCGCGAGCGGATGGTCGGCAAAATGCCGCCCGGCTCGTGGCAGATCAAAAACAGGATGGCACGCTCGGGTGGCTCTTCCAGAATTTTCAGCAACGCGTTGGCGGCGTTGCTGTTGAGCTGGTCCACCGCATCCACAATCACCACCCGCCACAGGCCTTCGGCGGGGGTCAGGCTCAGGAATTCGGGCACCTTGCGCGCCTCATCCACCCCGATATGGGATTTTTCAACATGCTTCTTCGCGTCATAGGCCGGGCTCAGGGTCAGCAAATCGGTGTGCGACCCGGCGGCGATGCGACGAAACAGCGTATGCTCGGCATCCATCGCGAGGGATTGGGGGTTGGTGGCTGGGGGTGGCGCCGGTTCGTCACCAAACAGGGACATGCTGGGCGCTTCCGCCGCCACGGCCTGCGCGCCTTGCGCGAGGATAAAGCGTGCAAAGCGATAGGCCAGCGTCGCCTTGCCGATACCTTTATGGCCGGTCATCAAATAGGCGTGATGCACCAGCCCACGATTGAACTCGTTGAGAAACCGCGCCTGCGCCTGCTCGTGGCCGAACAGCAGCGGGTTTTCACGCGGGGCAGGAACGTCGATCTCGGATTCTTTGGCCATGGGCGCAGTGTCACATGGCCGCGTGGGTGAGCGCAAGGCCAAACCGCGCATTCACGCAGGCGATGATGGCGGCGTGAACGGCGGCCGCATCCTGCGTCGCGTCGATGGGGCGGATGCGCTGCGGATGCGCCGCCGCAAGGCTGAGGAACCCGGCACGCAGCTGCTCGTGGAAGGCAATATCCATCTGCTCGAAGCGCGATTCGGCGATGTTGCCGCGTTTATCGGCGCGGGCAAGACCGGTGGCGGGCGGCAGGTCGAGCAGCAAGGTCAGGTCGGGCGCGGCATTGGCGAAAAGCTGGCTATAAAGCTGGTCGAGCCAGCTGCTACCCACCTGTTTGGAAAGCCCCTGATAGACATAGGTCGAATCGTAAAACCGGTCGCACAGCACCCACGCGCCGCGCACCAGCGCCGGGGTGATGGTGGTGGCCAGATGGTCGTAACGCGCCGTCATGAACAGCAGCGCCTCGGTTTCAGGCAACCACGCATCCGTGCTGCCGCTCACCACCAGCTGGCGAATAGCCTCGCCACCGGGCGAACCGCCCGGCTCCCGGGTGGTGATATGGCTGAGGCCCGCCGCCGCAAATGCCTTCGCGAGCAGTTTGATCTGGGTGGATTTTCCCGCCCCCTCACCGCCTTCCAGCGTGATGAACCGGGCCCGCATCCTTACAGCCCAAGCCCACGCGCCACGCGGCTGAAGAACGAAAGCTTCTCGGTTGCTTTGGCGGCTACCAGCGGCAGTTCCTTGGTGGTGCCATTGGCGAAGGTGAGCTTCAGCTTGCCCACTTCCTGCCCTTGCGCCACCGGCGCCATCAGCGGCGAAGCATATTCCACCGTCGCTTTGGTCGTGTTCTGGCCAGCCTTGGGAATGCTCAGCAGCACGTTTTCCTTCACCGTCAACGGCAATTCGCGGTCGGCACCCATCCACACTTTGGCGGTGGTGATTTCCTGATCGGCGCGGAACACGGTCGCGTCATCAAAGTTGCGGAAGCCCCAGTTCAGCAGGCGTTCGCCTTCCGAGGCGCGCGCAGCTTCGGAATCCAGCCCGTTAATCACCAGCACCAGGCGGCGCTTGGTCGCCGGCTCCGTCGCCGAAAGGGTGATGCCATAACCCGCCGCTTCGGTATGGCCGGTTTTCAGCCCATCCACATGCAGCGCGGCATTGCCCAGCAGCAGGTTGCGGTTGAACTGGCGAATGCCGTGATAGGTAAATTCACGCTCGCTGACATAGTGGTAATATTCCGGGAAATCGCGGATGAGGGCACTTGCCAGCGCCGCAAGGTCATGCGGCGTGGTGGTGTGGTCGGGGCTCGGCCAGCCACTGGCATCCTTAAAATTACTGCCGGTCATGCCCAGCTTTTTGGCGGTCTCGTTCATCAGCACCGAGAAGGCCTCCTCGGAACCGGCGATGCCTTCGGCCACCACCACACAGGCATCGTTGCCCGATTGGATGGCGATGCCGCGGATCAGGTCTTCAAGCCCGATCTGGCCGCCGAGCGGCACAAACATTTTGCTGCCCTGCATGCGCCATGCTTTTTCGCTGACGGTGAACTGGCTGCTGGTCGTCAACGTGCCTTGCTTGAGGCGGTCGAAAATGATGTAGAGCGTCATCATCTTGGTCATCGAGGACGGGTACATTTTTTTGTCCGCCGCTTTTTCGGCGAGCACGGAACCGGTGGTCACATCCAGCAGCACCATGTGGCTGGCCGGGGTTTCAAGTGCGCTGCCATCGGCAGCAAGCACGGGCATGGCGGCAGCGCTCGTGCGCAGGGTCAGGTCGAGGCCCGCCTCGCTGCTATCTTCCTCCGCCGCTTGCGCCGCGAACGTAAACGCGCCGGTGACGATAATCATTGCGGCCGTAAGCCAGGACCAACGTTTCAACATGTGCAATTCTCCCTTATTGTTTTTATTTATTCCCGAATAATTTTTGCATCCGCCCCGGCTTCACGGGCCTTGGCGAGTGCGGTGTTCGATGCTTCAAGCGTGCTGTAAGGCCCCATGCGCACATGGTATAACGTCTGCCCGCCCTTATCTTTTTTGCTGATATTCAACCCCTCCACTGCCGCGAATTGCTTGCGCAGGCGCTCGGCGTTGGTCTCGTTGCTGAATGCGCCGAGCTGCACATAGGTGCCGCCCCCGGCAGCAACGGCCACTGAAGGCGCGGCCTTAGGCGCCTCAACCGCAT
This portion of the Pseudomonadota bacterium genome encodes:
- a CDS encoding PD-(D/E)XK nuclease family protein, which codes for MPNLFTVPAGHAIAAHAARHMLATLPDAALARAVVLVPTQRACVTMRAAFAQALGGTTALLPRILPLADIGQELVALLGPRAFELLASIPPAMPPEQHRYMLAKQIMVFERSRLGAVTLDYALTLADALVALHDQCARAGVQLTHEALRPLVHADFATHWEQSLQFLGILTEHWPGLEAELGLTTAATREVAVLTALTEAWQHNPPDYPVIVVGSTASQPSTAALLQVIADMPTGSVILPGLDAAMPAQEWALIEAGHPLYHLKHFLDRWPLPPNAVTPLTTGPRSVWMDALAATAQIPAWKNTALTDHHQLRLIACAHAEEEVRVIALLLREALENPDFNVALVTPDEGLMARVASHMKRYDVTLDRLNAGTLATTQTGSLWAALAAAIAEPERMALLRSLLHHTLLDIAGELLRGLEPGWHGVQRGHRGQLPPLSEAVRAHADFPPIESLVRELARLSRAQLTATQWVDAGKALLARFVQASGQGHEAVETQLDALVHADAFGPLEIREFVALLQQQLAAPWRDAGLRSHPQVFMLTPVEARLQQFDRVILANMQEALWPGAHTPSPWLNLASQKALGLPSPQERISLMAHDMLMLGSSGEVFLTYPKRDQGSPTARSRFIERLVTLLATHGISAQAITDTRIIGWANTLQAAGDYTPEPAPRPLPARAERPQRLPVSALDALFSDPFSIYAKHVLNLRKLNEIDADPEASDFGNLAHKAIQALSEHWNAHARAATAEEIAAITDHALRDFSDRPNIALFWRARLVGALDFVNGLEGERRQQPLRVASEIPVEATLTLADEKTLTLHGRMDRVEQGTAGSALIDYKTGQAPTEKDMLNGKNVQLLAYAMMVAEQGGQPGALEYWKLPHGNAVGEIHSTTMDALIENHLPTQLRAALSQMLDETTPFLARPVPNSRDERFGNDYDGISRYDEWAG
- the acnA gene encoding aconitate hydratase AcnA; amino-acid sequence: MGLNSLTSKTSLTAGGKTYTAYSIPAAGKALGVDFARLPFSLKILLENLLRNEDGTTVKKEDIAAFGTWLQTKNEPRDIAYRPARVLMQDFTGVPAVVDLAAMRDAVATMGGDAERINPLTPVDLVIDHSVMVDHAGSATAFKENVALEMQRNMERYEFLRWGQKAFNNFRVVPPGTGICHQVNLEYLAKVVWTKQEGNETVAYPDTCVGTDSHTTMINGLGVLGWGVGGIEAEAAMLGQPVSMLIPEVIGFKLTGKLREGMTATDLVLTVTNMLRKKGVVGKFVEFYGEGLNHLPLADRATIANMAPEYGATCGIFPIDAETINFLNVSGRDTATIALVEAYAKLQGMWRDESYGEPVFTDTLELDMSSVEPSLAGPKRPQDRVSLSAAKEGFAKELPGLNAGKLAAGEEVAVAGANYKLQHGNVVLAAITSCTNTSNPYVMMGAGLVAKKAAALGLKAKPWVKTSLAPGSKVVTEYLHKAGLDTALDSLGFNLVGYGCTTCIGNSGPLAEPIEASIKDNNLVVASVLSGNRNFEGRVHPFIRANYLASPPLVVAYAIAGSMNIDITKDPIAQTPEGKDVYLKDIWPTTKEVADAVHAVVTREMFLEKYADVFAGEKEWQSINIAEGKTYGWDNASTYVQNPPYFEGMTARVGEGTLKDVKSARVLAILGDSITTDHISPAGNISKTSPAAKYLTDHKVIPAEFNSYGARRGSHDVMMRGTFANTRIKNEMLASVEGGFTKYVPSGEQMAIYDAAMKYKADGTPLVIFAGKEYGTGSSRDWAAKGTFLLGVKAVIAESFERIHRSNLVGMGVLPLVFTGGQTRQTLGLVGDETIDITGISSALSPRKELTATITKADGYVMHVQLLCRIDTADELEYYRHGGILQYVMRQIMGTNSAKAA
- the ccmA gene encoding heme ABC exporter ATP-binding protein CcmA, yielding MKSNSLTLASLVVAREGAPLTAPITLALEGGQMLAIHGANGSGKSTLLKTLAGLVAPDSGTIAINGAWPAARRPFYLGHKRGLVPTMSVYDNVAFWARAAGYPELTAAAMHYFELTDIADTTVTTLSAGWQQRVALTRLITIPTALWLLDEPTANLDTEGTALLQSLMQSRLEQGGIVVVATHTRVGGDSIKILNLSELNKTLKVNA